The Salvia miltiorrhiza cultivar Shanhuang (shh) chromosome 1, IMPLAD_Smil_shh, whole genome shotgun sequence genome has a window encoding:
- the LOC131005625 gene encoding dirigent protein 22-like, whose amino-acid sequence MATPISIVLILTISCLLVSTLDVYARKQASSDVAEEATSFLHDICGGREKVMKLQLYVQDLRIGHPNATVVEVAKAAGVTDNSPYQFGSVHVLDDLVTEGPSINSRKLGRIQGLTTNADLSTFGIAMNLNFFFTEGWYAGSTLSILGRNQVMDSQRELPVVGGTGVFRYARGYAIQTSYSFDPATNYAVLEYNIYTTYNARFNEDVEIARM is encoded by the coding sequence ATGGCAACACCAATCTCTATTGTGCTAATTCTAACAATCTCATGCTTGCTCGTGTCCACTTTAGACGTGTATGCTAGAAAGCAAGCTTCCTCTGACGTTGCAGAGGAAGCAACATCCTTCCTCCACGACATATGTGGAGGAAGAGAAAAGGTTATGAAACTCCAATTATACGTCCAAGACCTCCGGATCGGTCACCCGAACGCCACCGTGGTGGAGGTGGCAAAAGCCGCCGGTGTCACCGACAATTCCCCGTACCAATTCGGGAGCGTCCACGTCCTCGACGACCTGGTCACGGAGGGGCCGAGCATAAACTCCCGGAAGCTCGGCCGCATCCAAGGGCTCACCACTAACGCCGACCTCTCGACGTTCGGCATCGCCATGAATCTCAACTTCTTCTTCACGGAGGGGTGGTACGCCGGCAGCACGCTCAGCATCCTCGGCCGGAACCAGGTCATGGACAGCCAGCGGGAGCTGCCGGTGGTTGGCGGCACCGGCGTCTTCCGATACGCTCGTGGCTACGCAATCCAGACCTCCTATTCATTTGATCCCGCGACGAACTACGCGGTGTTGGAATACAACATCTACACCACCTACAACGCTCGTTTCAACGAGGATGTTGAAATTGCTCGTATGTGA